The proteins below are encoded in one region of Candidatus Thiodiazotropha sp. LNASS1:
- a CDS encoding M23 family metallopeptidase gives MNIIYLRGIGQTCGTLVRCLRASLVIGLITLFGTGMLWLGYQMGVNDTEFPEHQLVASLEQTFTRERQLLEDAKSDTQGGIDALAIRLGQLQSQLLRLDALGERLVNIGGLDKGEFSFDEPPALGGPEVMASHTEQSALPDLLREMEQLEQLIDHRHQQLALVEDLIMNSNLEESVHPTGRPVNKGWISSYYGMRNDPFTGKRTMHKGMDFAGKDGSDVVAVAAGVVTWSAKRYGYGEMIEINHGKGYVTRYGHNKEILVEVGDRVKQGQVIAKMGSTGRSTGPHVHFEVVRNGKTIDPTRYILNKRNQG, from the coding sequence ATGAATATCATATACTTACGCGGAATTGGACAGACCTGCGGCACGCTGGTGCGCTGCCTGCGTGCCTCCCTTGTGATTGGATTGATCACCCTCTTCGGGACCGGCATGCTGTGGCTTGGTTACCAGATGGGTGTCAATGATACGGAGTTTCCCGAGCATCAACTGGTGGCCAGTCTGGAGCAGACATTTACCAGGGAGCGTCAATTGCTTGAGGATGCCAAATCCGACACCCAGGGTGGAATCGATGCCCTGGCGATCCGCCTAGGTCAATTGCAATCGCAACTTTTGCGTCTGGATGCGCTCGGTGAGCGTTTGGTCAATATCGGTGGACTCGATAAAGGCGAGTTCAGCTTTGACGAACCGCCTGCGCTGGGTGGTCCCGAGGTGATGGCTTCCCACACCGAGCAATCGGCATTGCCCGATCTGTTACGGGAGATGGAACAACTGGAGCAATTGATCGACCATCGCCATCAACAACTTGCCCTGGTCGAGGATCTGATCATGAACTCCAATCTGGAGGAGTCGGTCCATCCCACCGGGCGACCTGTCAACAAGGGTTGGATATCTTCATACTACGGCATGCGAAATGATCCTTTTACCGGCAAGCGTACCATGCATAAAGGGATGGATTTTGCCGGCAAGGACGGTTCGGATGTGGTTGCTGTCGCGGCCGGTGTTGTCACTTGGTCCGCAAAGCGCTACGGCTACGGGGAGATGATCGAGATCAACCACGGTAAAGGATACGTTACCCGCTACGGTCACAATAAGGAGATCCTGGTCGAGGTCGGTGATCGTGTCAAGCAGGGGCAGGTTATCGCCAAGATGGGTTCAACCGGTCGCTCCACGGGCCCCCATGTCCATTTCGAGGTGGTACGCAACGGAAAGACGATCGATCCCACTCGCTATATTCTCAACAAGCGGAACCAGGGCTGA
- the secA gene encoding preprotein translocase subunit SecA, which yields MVSNIFKKIFGSRNERLIKRMSKTVSQISVLEADIEKLSDEALKAKTSEFRTRLEAGETLDNLMNEAFAVVREAGRRVMQMRHFDVQLVGGMVLHQGKISEMRTGEGKTLVATLAAYLNALPAKGVHVVTVNDYLARRDAAWMGRIYDFLGLTVGVINSSGGMGPDSSSYLYDPEHDAKNGGYPHLRPVSRQQAYAADITYGTNNEYGFDYLRDNMAFSAEQRVQRPPNFAIVDEVDSILIDEARTPLIISGPTEDSSELYKAVNKIIPSLTRQDPITNEEGKPDFGPGDFSVDEKARQVFFSEEGHQHLEEMLTEAGLLEEGASLYDPSNIILMHHANAALRAHALFQRNVDYIVKDGQVIIVDEFTGRTMPGRRWSDGQHQAVEAKEGVEIQNENQTLASITFQNYFRLYNKLSGMTGTADTEAFEFQQIYGLEVVVIPTNMPMIRDDMGDLVYLTPEEKYDAILEDVQDCVKRGQPVLVGTASIETSELVSELLNKAGVEHRVLNAKHHEQEAVIVAQAGRPGAVTIATNMAGRGTDIVLGGNLESELEALGDSPDPAEVDEHKEAWKKRHQHVLDAGGLHVIGTERHESRRIDNQLRGRSGRQGDPGSSRFYLSLQDNLMRIFASDKVGGLMQKLGMEKGEAIEHPWVSRAIENAQRKVEGRNFDIRKQLLEYDDVANDQRRVVYEQRNDLMDTSDISESITALRSDVLDEVFHSHIPRDSIEEQWDVPALSESLNELFGGEWPVQQWLDEEHDLHEETLKQKITQILQGVYQDKETLVGAENMRQFEKAIMLQTLDGHWKEHLAAMDYLRQGIHLRGYAQKNPKQEYKREAFEMFSNMLESIKQEVTGLLSKVQVQMPEEMAIQERQPRVDEFEFKHETFEGLPEEAAAPAEMEEHAREPQQPFVREGRKIGRNEPCPCGSGKKFKQCHGRIS from the coding sequence ATGGTAAGTAACATCTTCAAGAAGATCTTCGGCAGCCGAAATGAGCGCCTGATCAAACGCATGTCAAAGACTGTCTCCCAGATCAGCGTCCTGGAGGCTGATATTGAGAAGCTCTCTGATGAGGCATTAAAGGCAAAGACTTCCGAATTTCGTACCCGCCTGGAAGCGGGAGAAACCCTGGACAACCTGATGAATGAAGCCTTTGCCGTGGTACGGGAGGCAGGCCGCAGGGTGATGCAGATGCGTCATTTTGACGTTCAGCTGGTCGGTGGCATGGTTCTGCACCAGGGAAAAATCTCAGAGATGAGGACCGGTGAAGGTAAAACCCTGGTGGCTACCCTGGCGGCCTACCTGAATGCCCTGCCGGCCAAGGGTGTCCATGTTGTGACGGTAAATGACTATCTGGCACGGCGCGATGCCGCCTGGATGGGGCGTATCTACGATTTTCTCGGTTTGACCGTTGGCGTCATCAATTCCTCAGGGGGCATGGGACCTGACAGTTCCTCCTATTTGTATGATCCTGAGCATGATGCAAAGAATGGCGGATACCCCCATCTGAGACCGGTCTCCCGCCAGCAGGCCTATGCAGCGGATATCACATACGGCACCAATAACGAGTACGGTTTCGACTATCTGCGGGACAACATGGCTTTCAGTGCAGAGCAACGTGTGCAACGTCCACCCAATTTTGCCATCGTTGATGAAGTGGACTCCATCCTGATCGACGAGGCGCGTACACCGCTGATAATATCCGGGCCGACAGAGGACTCCTCGGAGCTCTATAAGGCGGTCAACAAGATCATTCCCAGCCTGACCCGGCAGGATCCGATCACCAACGAGGAGGGCAAACCCGATTTCGGTCCAGGCGATTTCTCGGTGGACGAGAAGGCGCGTCAGGTCTTCTTTAGCGAGGAGGGACATCAGCATCTCGAGGAGATGCTGACTGAAGCGGGACTGCTGGAAGAAGGGGCCAGTCTGTATGATCCATCCAACATCATTCTGATGCATCATGCGAATGCCGCCCTGCGGGCGCATGCCCTGTTTCAACGCAATGTGGACTATATCGTCAAGGACGGTCAGGTCATCATCGTCGACGAGTTCACCGGCCGTACCATGCCGGGCCGGCGTTGGTCGGACGGTCAGCATCAGGCGGTGGAAGCGAAAGAGGGCGTCGAGATTCAAAATGAGAATCAGACGCTCGCCTCGATCACCTTCCAAAACTACTTCCGTCTCTACAACAAGCTTTCGGGTATGACCGGCACCGCGGATACCGAGGCCTTCGAGTTTCAGCAGATCTACGGTCTGGAAGTGGTGGTCATTCCGACCAACATGCCTATGATCCGGGACGATATGGGTGACCTGGTCTACCTGACCCCTGAAGAGAAGTACGATGCGATCCTTGAAGATGTACAGGATTGCGTGAAACGGGGGCAGCCTGTCCTGGTGGGTACCGCCTCCATCGAAACCTCGGAACTGGTCTCCGAGCTTCTGAACAAGGCGGGGGTGGAACATAGGGTGCTGAATGCCAAGCACCATGAGCAGGAGGCGGTGATTGTGGCCCAGGCGGGCCGGCCCGGCGCCGTTACCATCGCAACCAATATGGCGGGCCGAGGCACCGACATCGTACTGGGGGGCAATCTGGAGTCTGAGCTGGAGGCACTCGGAGACAGTCCTGATCCAGCCGAAGTTGATGAGCACAAGGAGGCCTGGAAGAAGCGCCACCAACATGTACTGGATGCCGGCGGCCTGCATGTGATCGGTACTGAACGCCATGAATCGAGGCGTATCGACAATCAGCTGCGTGGTCGTTCAGGCCGTCAGGGCGATCCCGGATCGAGTCGCTTCTATCTCTCTCTGCAGGACAATCTGATGCGCATATTCGCCTCCGACAAGGTGGGTGGATTGATGCAGAAACTCGGTATGGAAAAGGGCGAGGCGATCGAGCACCCGTGGGTTTCGCGGGCGATCGAAAATGCCCAGCGCAAGGTGGAGGGGCGTAACTTCGATATCCGTAAACAGCTGCTGGAATATGACGATGTGGCCAATGATCAGCGGCGGGTCGTGTATGAACAGCGCAATGACCTGATGGATACCTCAGATATCTCCGAATCAATCACGGCTTTGCGCAGTGACGTTCTGGATGAGGTATTTCATAGCCATATACCTAGGGATAGCATCGAGGAACAGTGGGACGTTCCAGCATTGAGTGAATCGCTGAACGAACTGTTTGGCGGTGAATGGCCGGTCCAGCAGTGGCTGGATGAGGAGCACGATCTGCATGAGGAGACCCTGAAACAGAAGATCACCCAGATCCTGCAGGGCGTCTATCAGGACAAGGAGACCCTGGTCGGGGCCGAGAACATGCGTCAGTTCGAAAAGGCGATCATGCTGCAGACCCTCGACGGTCACTGGAAGGAGCATCTGGCGGCGATGGACTATCTGCGTCAGGGTATCCACCTGCGCGGCTATGCACAGAAGAACCCGAAGCAGGAGTACAAGCGCGAGGCCTTCGAGATGTTCTCCAATATGCTGGAGAGTATCAAGCAGGAGGTGACGGGTCTGTTATCCAAGGTCCAGGTACAGATGCCGGAAGAGATGGCAATCCAGGAGCGGCAACCAAGGGTCGATGAGTTCGAATTCAAGCACGAGACTTTCGAGGGACTGCCGGAAGAGGCGGCTGCACCTGCAGAGATGGAGGAACATGCGCGGGAGCCTCAACAGCCGTTTGTTCGCGAAGGTCGGAAGATCGGCAGAAACGAGCCCTGTCCCTGTGGATCGGGTAAGAAATTCAAGCAGTGCCATGGTCGTATAAGTTGA
- a CDS encoding cell division protein FtsQ/DivIB — MSRVRNHPSADPSIQLERLNGIRIVPLLLIALFAGMGGWGVSQLLDPMVMPVRVVSVDGEIKYLNKQGLEQTVVQAVSGNFFTVDLIRIRNQIEQLPWVKSASVRRIWPDTLAVRVDEQVPLAYWGEDAMVNPQGEVFRPKHLPRLQGLVTLTGEEERADRITREYLKMRTLLQTAGLQLKRLRVDARQSWRIETEEGLLLDLGRRDVMPRLSRFVQLYPFLRGQVDAMPERVDLRYTNGFSVYWQANTEQQAQMDSPSSGARIAGK, encoded by the coding sequence ATGAGTAGGGTTCGCAATCATCCATCTGCAGATCCATCCATCCAGCTGGAGCGCTTGAACGGCATCAGAATCGTGCCACTGCTACTGATTGCGCTATTTGCCGGAATGGGTGGTTGGGGTGTCTCCCAACTGCTGGATCCCATGGTCATGCCGGTGCGGGTGGTCAGTGTCGATGGTGAGATCAAATATCTCAATAAACAGGGGCTGGAACAGACCGTTGTTCAGGCTGTGAGCGGCAACTTCTTCACTGTCGATCTGATTCGGATACGCAATCAGATCGAACAGCTTCCCTGGGTCAAGAGTGCCAGTGTTCGCAGGATATGGCCCGACACCCTGGCCGTCAGGGTCGACGAACAGGTTCCGCTGGCCTACTGGGGTGAGGATGCCATGGTAAATCCTCAGGGTGAAGTGTTCAGACCGAAGCACCTGCCGCGTTTGCAAGGCCTTGTGACGCTCACCGGTGAAGAGGAGAGGGCGGATAGAATCACCCGGGAGTATCTCAAAATGCGTACCCTGCTGCAGACAGCGGGACTTCAACTGAAGCGCCTCCGGGTCGATGCGAGGCAATCGTGGAGGATCGAGACTGAGGAGGGGTTGCTGCTCGATTTGGGCAGGCGGGACGTAATGCCGAGATTGAGCCGTTTCGTGCAGCTTTACCCCTTCCTGAGAGGTCAGGTTGACGCAATGCCGGAACGCGTGGATCTGCGATATACAAATGGTTTTTCGGTGTACTGGCAAGCAAATACCGAACAGCAAGCACAAATGGATAGCCCATCCAGTGGGGCTAGGATAGCGGGTAAGTGA
- a CDS encoding D-alanine--D-alanine ligase, translating into MNASERAFGRVAVLMGGQSAEREISLKSGRAVLDALVNRGVEAEAVDVDDGVLTQLAAGGYERAFIILHGRGGEDGVIQGALERIGMPYTGSGVLGSALAMDKYRTKAVWRGVGIPTPESVLIIHESDLDKAVAVGFPLMIKPVCEGSSIGMSKVDSVEQLRSAWELARQYDALVLAERWIVGEEFTTTILQGKALPMIRLETPRLFYDYQAKYAADTTRYHCPCGLDRAEERALQGLCTEAFEAVGASGWGRVDLMLDERHQPWLIEANTVPGMTDHSLVPMSARAAGIDFEELVVRILSTSFGRDGDE; encoded by the coding sequence ATGAATGCATCTGAACGGGCATTTGGCAGAGTCGCCGTACTGATGGGCGGCCAGTCTGCGGAACGCGAGATTTCGCTGAAGAGCGGGCGAGCTGTACTGGACGCGCTTGTAAACAGGGGAGTTGAGGCGGAAGCGGTGGATGTGGATGACGGCGTGTTGACACAACTCGCTGCAGGTGGCTATGAACGGGCTTTTATCATCCTGCATGGCCGAGGCGGTGAAGACGGCGTCATTCAGGGTGCGTTGGAACGAATAGGCATGCCGTATACCGGCAGTGGCGTGCTTGGATCGGCCCTTGCCATGGATAAATACCGTACCAAGGCGGTATGGCGCGGCGTGGGCATCCCAACCCCTGAATCGGTTTTGATCATTCACGAAAGCGACCTGGACAAAGCGGTGGCGGTAGGTTTTCCCCTGATGATAAAACCGGTCTGCGAGGGCTCCAGTATCGGCATGAGCAAGGTTGATAGTGTGGAGCAATTGCGCAGTGCCTGGGAACTGGCCAGACAGTACGATGCATTGGTTCTGGCGGAGCGCTGGATCGTCGGAGAGGAGTTCACGACGACCATCCTGCAGGGAAAGGCATTGCCGATGATTCGTCTCGAGACGCCCCGTCTTTTCTATGACTATCAGGCCAAATATGCGGCGGACACTACACGTTACCACTGCCCCTGCGGTCTTGATCGTGCTGAGGAGAGAGCTTTACAGGGGCTCTGCACAGAGGCCTTCGAAGCAGTTGGCGCCAGTGGTTGGGGCCGGGTCGATCTGATGCTGGATGAGCGGCATCAACCCTGGCTGATTGAAGCAAACACCGTCCCCGGTATGACCGATCACAGCCTGGTGCCGATGTCGGCCAGGGCAGCGGGCATCGATTTTGAAGAACTGGTGGTGCGGATACTCTCCACAAGTTTCGGGAGGGATGGCGATGAGTAG
- the murB gene encoding UDP-N-acetylmuramate dehydrogenase, whose amino-acid sequence MPALNQQPLRGEMRFDEPLSRHTTWRVGGPVSCFYRPADREDLIRFLHQLDSEEPLFWLGLGSNLLVRDGGFKGTVIATKGSLVASEWRSNRLLYAESGIACAKIARIAARAGLCGVEFLAGIPGTLGGALAMNAGAFGGETWERVVRVETIDRFGEVRSRLPEDFEIAYRQVRGPSGEWFLAAELEMEAGDVDAAQQRIRQLLERRAATQPTSQPSCGSVFRNPPGDFAARLIEAAGLKGRRLGGAQVSEKHANFIINTGDATARDIEMLIAKVQREVAAQSGIELKTEVHRIGDSS is encoded by the coding sequence ATGCCTGCGCTAAATCAACAACCCTTACGTGGTGAAATGCGTTTCGACGAGCCCCTTTCCCGGCATACCACCTGGCGGGTCGGAGGACCGGTCAGCTGTTTTTATCGCCCTGCCGACCGCGAGGACCTGATTCGGTTTCTGCATCAGTTGGATTCAGAGGAGCCCCTTTTCTGGCTGGGTTTGGGAAGCAATCTGCTGGTACGGGACGGGGGATTCAAAGGTACTGTGATTGCAACAAAAGGCAGCCTTGTGGCCAGTGAATGGCGCAGTAACAGATTGTTGTATGCCGAATCGGGGATTGCATGTGCGAAGATCGCCCGGATTGCAGCCAGGGCGGGCCTTTGCGGTGTGGAATTTCTAGCCGGTATTCCCGGCACCCTGGGCGGTGCTCTGGCGATGAATGCCGGGGCCTTTGGCGGCGAGACCTGGGAACGGGTTGTGAGGGTCGAAACCATTGACCGATTCGGTGAAGTGCGCAGCCGTTTACCTGAGGATTTTGAGATCGCTTATCGGCAGGTCAGAGGCCCATCCGGCGAGTGGTTTCTGGCAGCCGAACTGGAGATGGAAGCGGGAGATGTGGACGCCGCCCAGCAACGGATCAGGCAACTGCTGGAACGGCGTGCCGCCACGCAACCGACCAGTCAACCCAGTTGTGGTTCGGTGTTTCGTAACCCACCCGGTGATTTCGCCGCACGCTTGATTGAGGCCGCCGGCTTGAAAGGCAGGCGTTTGGGTGGTGCTCAGGTATCCGAGAAACACGCCAACTTCATCATCAATACCGGAGATGCCACGGCACGGGATATCGAGATGCTGATTGCCAAAGTGCAGCGTGAAGTGGCGGCACAGAGTGGCATCGAACTGAAGACCGAAGTCCATCGTATTGGAGATTCGAGTTGA
- the ftsA gene encoding cell division protein FtsA, producing the protein MTKRSEKNLIIGLDIGTSKVVAIVGEIKADGGIEIIGIGSHPSRGLKKGVVVNIESTVQSIQRAVEEAELMAGCEIHSVYAGIAGSHIRSLNSHGIVAIRDKEVTQGDVERVIDAARAVAIPADQKILHILPQEFIIDEQEGIRDPIGMSGVRLEARVHMVTGAVSAAQNIVKCIRRCGLEADDLILEQLASSHSVLSEDEKELGVCLVDIGGGTTDIAVFTGGAIRHTAVIPIAGDQVTNDIAVAMRTPTQYAEEIKMKYACALTQLATSDETIEVPSIGERPPRRLSRQTLAEVVEPRYEELMTLIQAELRRSGFEDVIAGGVVLTGGSSKMEGVIELAEEVFHMPVRLGVPQYVSGLSDVVRNPIYSTGVGLLLFGQRNRSQGGHELANEGGMKAVWDRMKHWFQGNF; encoded by the coding sequence ATGACTAAACGAAGTGAGAAAAATCTCATCATCGGTCTCGATATCGGCACTTCTAAGGTGGTGGCGATCGTCGGTGAGATCAAAGCGGATGGCGGTATCGAAATTATCGGTATCGGTTCTCATCCGTCGCGCGGCCTGAAAAAAGGTGTGGTGGTGAATATCGAGTCCACGGTGCAGTCGATTCAACGGGCGGTTGAAGAGGCAGAGTTGATGGCGGGATGTGAGATCCATTCAGTCTACGCAGGTATTGCCGGTAGCCATATCCGTAGCCTCAACTCCCATGGCATCGTGGCTATCCGGGACAAAGAGGTAACCCAGGGCGATGTGGAACGTGTGATCGATGCTGCCCGCGCAGTGGCGATTCCTGCTGACCAGAAGATTCTGCACATCCTGCCCCAGGAGTTCATCATTGATGAGCAGGAGGGTATCCGCGATCCCATCGGTATGTCGGGCGTGCGTTTGGAGGCCAGGGTTCACATGGTCACAGGCGCGGTGAGTGCGGCGCAGAATATCGTTAAGTGTATCCGCCGTTGCGGCCTCGAGGCGGATGATCTGATTCTGGAGCAGCTCGCCTCCAGCCATTCGGTGCTGAGCGAGGATGAGAAGGAACTTGGAGTCTGTCTGGTCGATATCGGCGGAGGCACTACCGATATCGCGGTCTTTACAGGCGGCGCGATACGGCATACGGCAGTCATACCTATTGCAGGCGATCAGGTGACCAACGATATCGCCGTTGCAATGCGTACACCGACTCAATACGCGGAAGAGATCAAGATGAAGTATGCCTGTGCGCTTACTCAGCTGGCCACCAGTGACGAGACCATCGAGGTCCCCAGTATCGGTGAACGTCCGCCGCGCAGGCTCTCACGCCAGACCCTGGCTGAAGTGGTCGAACCGCGATATGAAGAGTTGATGACGCTGATTCAGGCAGAGTTGCGTCGAAGCGGTTTCGAGGATGTTATCGCCGGTGGCGTGGTACTGACTGGCGGCAGTTCGAAGATGGAGGGTGTCATCGAGCTGGCGGAAGAGGTGTTTCATATGCCGGTGAGGCTGGGAGTGCCGCAGTATGTCAGCGGACTCTCTGATGTGGTGCGCAATCCTATCTATTCCACTGGTGTGGGGTTGCTGCTTTTCGGTCAGCGAAATCGTTCCCAAGGTGGACACGAACTTGCCAATGAGGGTGGTATGAAAGCGGTTTGGGACCGTATGAAGCATTGGTTTCAGGGTAATTTCTAG
- a CDS encoding DciA family protein, which produces MSAQRTLHQQLKQLLPAPLDSQLKAAVLQHGNLNLFVASPVWASRFRYLLPQLRTQLRANGIDVKQVRTRILPSDSVKPRQKKRDRIVLSQEAGEQLRQSAEAIEDPSLREALLRISRHRMENR; this is translated from the coding sequence TTGTCAGCGCAAAGGACGCTCCATCAACAGCTCAAACAGCTACTGCCTGCCCCACTCGATTCGCAACTCAAGGCGGCAGTGCTGCAGCATGGCAACCTCAACCTCTTCGTCGCATCACCGGTATGGGCCAGCCGATTCCGCTATCTGTTGCCTCAACTGCGAACTCAACTGCGGGCAAACGGTATTGATGTGAAACAGGTTCGCACCCGTATCCTGCCGAGTGATTCAGTCAAACCCAGGCAAAAGAAGAGAGATCGAATCGTCCTGAGTCAAGAGGCCGGCGAGCAATTAAGGCAATCCGCGGAAGCCATCGAAGATCCATCATTGCGGGAAGCGCTACTACGTATCAGTCGGCACAGGATGGAGAATCGGTAA
- the lpxC gene encoding UDP-3-O-acyl-N-acetylglucosamine deacetylase: MIWQRTLKNVIRATGVGLHTGEKVYLTLRPAAPDTGIVFRRVDLDPPVEIRACAENVGDTRLSSTLVQDGVRVSTVEHLLSAFAGLGIDNAYVDVSAAEVPIMDGSAGPFVFLLQSAGVEEQNKAKRFIRIKHKVEVEEGDKRASFEPFDGFKVSFTIDFDHPAFKEHSQFATVDFSSTSFVREVSRARTFGFLRDIEMLRQKELALGGSLDNAVVVDDYRVMNDDGLRYEDEFVKHKILDAIGDLYLLGHSLIGSFSGHKSGHALNNRLLLELISQQDAWEEITFDEPEDAPISYMKPAHLTIS, translated from the coding sequence ATGATTTGGCAACGTACGTTGAAGAACGTGATACGCGCCACGGGAGTGGGGCTGCATACAGGGGAAAAAGTCTACCTCACCCTACGTCCGGCAGCCCCTGACACCGGGATCGTTTTCAGACGTGTCGACCTTGATCCGCCGGTCGAAATACGCGCTTGCGCGGAAAATGTGGGTGATACGCGACTCTCAAGCACCCTGGTGCAGGATGGCGTACGGGTATCCACAGTCGAACACCTGCTTTCCGCGTTCGCCGGACTGGGTATCGACAATGCCTATGTCGATGTCAGTGCCGCTGAGGTGCCGATCATGGACGGCAGTGCGGGCCCATTCGTGTTTCTGCTGCAATCCGCCGGTGTCGAAGAGCAGAACAAGGCCAAGCGTTTCATTCGCATCAAACACAAGGTCGAGGTGGAAGAGGGGGACAAACGCGCCAGTTTCGAGCCTTTTGACGGCTTCAAGGTCTCCTTCACTATCGATTTCGACCATCCCGCTTTCAAAGAACACTCCCAGTTTGCCACGGTTGACTTTTCCTCCACCTCCTTCGTCAGAGAGGTCAGTCGTGCCCGCACCTTCGGTTTTCTACGGGATATCGAGATGTTGCGTCAGAAAGAGCTGGCTCTTGGAGGCAGTCTTGACAATGCTGTGGTTGTCGATGATTACCGGGTCATGAATGATGATGGATTGCGTTATGAAGACGAATTCGTCAAACACAAGATCCTCGACGCCATCGGCGATCTCTATCTTCTGGGTCACAGCTTGATCGGTTCCTTCAGTGGCCACAAATCAGGCCATGCGCTGAATAACCGTCTCCTGCTGGAGCTGATCAGCCAACAGGATGCCTGGGAGGAGATAACCTTCGATGAGCCTGAAGATGCTCCAATCTCATACATGAAACCGGCCCATCTCACGATCTCCTGA
- the ftsZ gene encoding cell division protein FtsZ gives MFELMDTHSQNAVIKVIGVGGGGGNAVNHMLSGEIEGVDFICANTDAQALRNSEVRTLLQLGSDITKGLGAGANPEIGRQAAMEDRDRIEEVLTGADMVFITAGMGGGTGTGAAPVVAQVAKDLGILTVAVVTKPFGFEGGKRMKIAEKGMEELGINTDSLITIPNEKLLAVLGKEMSLLNAFKAANDVLLHAVQGIAELITRPGLINVDFADVRTVMSEMGAAMMGSGEASGDNRAREAAERAIRSPLLEDVNLAGAKGILVNITAGLNLAIGEFDEVGNTVREFADDDATVVVGTVIDPDMQNDMRVTVVATGLGERLRAELPKPTQVEEIAHVKLVDADNPQVVPDDYRELDRPTVLRNGQTDRPSAAATADGNLDYLDIPAFLRRQAD, from the coding sequence ATGTTCGAATTAATGGATACGCACAGCCAGAATGCTGTGATCAAGGTGATCGGGGTAGGCGGTGGCGGTGGCAATGCCGTCAATCATATGTTGTCGGGGGAAATCGAGGGTGTCGATTTCATCTGTGCAAACACTGATGCGCAGGCTCTGCGCAATAGTGAAGTGCGCACCCTGCTGCAACTGGGTTCGGATATCACCAAGGGGCTCGGTGCGGGAGCTAATCCTGAAATCGGCAGGCAGGCCGCGATGGAGGATCGTGACAGGATAGAAGAGGTCCTGACCGGTGCGGATATGGTGTTTATCACTGCCGGCATGGGTGGCGGCACGGGAACCGGGGCTGCACCCGTGGTCGCTCAGGTAGCAAAGGACCTGGGTATTCTTACGGTAGCGGTGGTCACCAAACCATTCGGGTTTGAGGGTGGCAAGCGGATGAAGATCGCCGAAAAAGGCATGGAGGAGCTGGGCATCAACACCGATTCGCTGATCACTATTCCCAATGAGAAGCTGTTGGCTGTGTTGGGCAAGGAGATGAGTCTGCTGAATGCATTCAAGGCGGCAAACGATGTGTTACTGCATGCCGTACAGGGTATTGCGGAACTGATCACCCGTCCCGGCCTGATCAATGTTGATTTTGCCGATGTGCGTACCGTGATGTCCGAAATGGGTGCGGCCATGATGGGATCGGGTGAGGCCTCTGGTGACAATCGGGCGCGCGAGGCAGCGGAAAGGGCGATTCGCAGTCCATTGCTGGAGGATGTCAACCTGGCCGGAGCCAAAGGCATTCTGGTCAATATCACCGCTGGCCTGAATCTGGCGATTGGTGAATTTGACGAGGTCGGCAATACGGTGCGTGAGTTCGCCGATGATGATGCCACCGTTGTGGTCGGCACGGTTATCGATCCGGATATGCAGAATGACATGCGGGTGACGGTGGTCGCCACCGGTCTGGGCGAAAGGTTAAGGGCGGAACTGCCCAAGCCTACCCAGGTGGAGGAGATTGCCCATGTCAAGCTGGTCGATGCGGATAACCCGCAAGTGGTACCGGATGACTACCGTGAGTTGGACAGGCCGACGGTGTTGCGAAATGGACAGACGGATCGGCCATCAGCCGCAGCCACTGCCGATGGTAATCTCGATTACCTGGATATCCCGGCTTTTCTGCGTCGGCAGGCCGATTAA